The window CGTGTACCTCAAGGGAAATCAATTCCTCATTTGTACTGTGAGCGGCGGGACACCCGGAGCATTTGCCGGTTAACCTGACCTTTAAAACATTATGTTCCAGGCTTTGAATGATTACATTGCCGCCGTGAGCCGCCAGAGAGGGCCTTACCTTTGCGTCAAGAACAGATTCGATTTGTGTAATTGCGGTATCCATAGTAACCTCCTTTGCATAGAAGTCTACCAATAGGGGGACGGTTTGTCAATGGAGTTTACTATATGAATATTTTATGAAAGAAGTGATGGTATGACTGCTAATTTTGAGCATTATAAAGTTTTCTACTATGTAGCCAAATACAAGAATTTCACCAGAGCGGCAAATGCCCTGGTAACGAGCCAGCCATCAGTTACATATTGCATGCAGAATCTTGAGAGCATGCTGGGGTGCAAGCTGTTTATACGGTCCAGAAAAGGCGTCACGCTGACATCCGAAGGAGAGCTTCTCTACAGCTATGTGGCTCCTGCATGCAAACAACTGATGCAGGGGGAAGAAAAGCTGAGAGAATTGATGGGAGAGCAGCATGACCATATTAATGTAGGGGTAACTCAGGTAGCCATGCGGTCTTATCTGGTGGAGAAACTGAAAATTTTCCAGGAACAGTATCCTCAGGTGAAGCTTAATATCTTCAATTATAATACGGAGCAGACTCTCAGTGAGCTGAAAGCCGGAAAGATAGATCTGGCGATTATTACAACCCCTATTGACTATGAACAGAGGTTAAAGGTAGTTGAAGTCAAATCCTTTAAGAGCATTCTGGTGGGCGGAAGAATGTATGAGGAATATAGAGAGAGGAAAATGTTCCTCTCAGAGGTTGTGAAGCTTCCTCTTATCACTTTGTCCAGTACCACCACCACCTTTGGCTTTCTTCAGGAGTTTTACCGTTCCTGCGGCCTTACCATGCAGCCGGCCATTGAGGTGGCCACCATGGATCTAATTATTCCGGTTATCCGAAAGAGTCTTGGAATCGGTTTTGTGCCGGAGGAGTTTGCCGGACCGTTCCTTGAGGCAAAGGATATTCTGGAAATAAAGCTTCATGAACAGATTCCTGAGCGTAAAATCTGCATTGTCAGTGATATCAACAGGCCCTTAGGGACCGTGGCCAGGGAATTGCAAAGCATGCTGGAATGTCAGAAGTAGTCTGGTTTTCGGAGGCGGAGATGGTAATTGGGATTAAGTACTGCGGAGGCTGCAATCCTGTGTACGACAGGGCAAAACGGGTGGAAAAATTAAGAGAAACAAATCCTGAGCATGAATACGTGATCCCAAAAGGAGACCAGGTCTGCGATTATTGGGTGGTGGTCTGCGGCTGCAGCAGAAGATGTGCGGAAAT of the Lacrimispora indolis DSM 755 genome contains:
- a CDS encoding NifU family protein; translation: MDTAITQIESVLDAKVRPSLAAHGGNVIIQSLEHNVLKVRLTGKCSGCPAAHSTNEELISLEVHAAFPSIRDIILVEETNPQLLDMAHKILHHQL
- a CDS encoding LysR family transcriptional regulator; its protein translation is MTANFEHYKVFYYVAKYKNFTRAANALVTSQPSVTYCMQNLESMLGCKLFIRSRKGVTLTSEGELLYSYVAPACKQLMQGEEKLRELMGEQHDHINVGVTQVAMRSYLVEKLKIFQEQYPQVKLNIFNYNTEQTLSELKAGKIDLAIITTPIDYEQRLKVVEVKSFKSILVGGRMYEEYRERKMFLSEVVKLPLITLSSTTTTFGFLQEFYRSCGLTMQPAIEVATMDLIIPVIRKSLGIGFVPEEFAGPFLEAKDILEIKLHEQIPERKICIVSDINRPLGTVARELQSMLECQK